The DNA segment TGTAAAGGTTATAAATGATTGAGTTTTTAATTTGATCCATTCTTCTCTCCTTTGATGAGGAAAAGTTCTTAAAATATTGTCTTTCAGTCAATATCTGATAAATGAAGGCAATGAATTGTTGAATTATGAATGAGATTTTATCCTCGTATACCGTGTGTTGATACTCACGTTCGCCTGTAAACCAATCTAGCAGTTCCCATCTATCAAGGATATTGTATATTATTCTCGGAATGTCATCACGCTCCCAGAGAAGAGCTAATTGGTTCAAATGTATATCCCTGGAATAGGATCCCAACTCTGGATTGTTCTTATAATACGATGCTTGATGTAACACAGACATTCCGTTCCTTACCCAAAATCCGACGTCGATCTGAGAACATAAAACTACTGATCTTAAAGAGAAATctgatattttcaaaaaatctgaaCAACCTTCTAAAGCTTCATATGCATCCTCTAGGGAAACTTTCTCAATTAGAAATGAAAGCATTGTTTGCAGAGGGTTCATAAATGCAACTCTTTCATGACTTACACTAAATTTAATAATCTCATGTGAATCAGACGTCAATTTATAAGTCAAAGACCTATTACCTAAAAATGAACTGATAATTCTAATGGCGTTTAGATATAGTTTTGATTCAATAGAaccatttgatttttcatcaacttTTTCTGCTGTTTGGATGATACTGTAAATTGAAGTGGTGTATTCCAAGTACgagatgaaattttgatCTTCATGAAGAACATGTTCCCCTTCCTTACGTTTGATCTTCCAAGCTCCATTAAAGAGCTTACAAAGAGTCAATAAAGATATCATTTCCCTTGGTCTTAATGGAATACTAGGATCATGTACCTTACTTAATAGAGTTTCTACTGTATACAAACCCTGTTTGAATGATATACTGTAACTCTTCGTGAGATTgcttttttgaactttctGCCAAATCAGGACACCGCCCTCAACCTTACAAAACTCTTTGAAGATATCTATGATTGACCAAACAATATCCAAAAAgctttgattttcaaaaatacttCTGGCGTTTGTAGGGCACGTAAAGAGTTGTACGACACACTCTCTTATAGCTGTTAACTGGGGTTCTCTATCCATATATGCCACTGACCTTGTAATGTGattgaatatttcaacAACTTGTTGACAAAAAATGGGTTTGTATAGAGTTGAAGAGGCTAACGTGGGTATGATTACGTTTTGAATATCTTTTCTCAGCCTTTTCCAATATCTGTTatcaaaatataaaatgtGCTGTAGTCTTGTATTAGAGTATACTCTTGATTTTGGCGTTTCTACGTCATTTATTAGTGTGGAAAGTGAATGAGTACTTGATTCAGGCAGAATTTTATGATGGCCTAGGGGAATTTGGTTGCCGTCGGCAAGAATGGATAAATCGATATATCTGTAAGGATCACTCTTGTCAAACTTGTTGCTGAAGTATTTCTCCACTACCGGTGTCATGTCGCGACATTCCGTAGCATTTAAATATTCTGAGCACAGAGTCTTGCCCATCATGTTTCTAAAAGTATTCTGGAAGGAGGAATTTGGTATATTTAAGCAGTGTGTAATCCATAGAATAATATACTTACAAGcttcttgatgaagatattcAGACCATGATGTTAAAGTGGCACTCAAACCGTTCGTTTGAACGGCGAAAAATCCGCCTAGAACAGACGATAGGTCTTGTGAACATTTCAGCATTGCTCGACCTTCCCCGTCGATCCTGGAAGTTAATAGATCAATATGTACATTGTCTGGAACACCTTGCCTCAGGGCAGTGGTGGCCTGAGAATAGTTATGATATTCGTCATTGTATATTATCACGGTATAATTCTCAGGATCAATTTTTGCGAGCGATGGAGATGCTTCAGGGCTATTGGAAGGACTTGTCTTTGCCGTTGTTGTTCCATCAAACATGTAgtcattttcatattttaaGTCGTTTAGAAACTGAGCCCTTTCATACATCTTGCCTTGTTGTGTCATTTCTCTCAATTTGATAGTGATATCTTTTTGTATTGTGGGCAGAGGTTCAATATTCTGGTTGAATACATCAATAAAATAGTCAAATACTTCAGAAAGAACCAATTCTACCAGTACGATATTTGTTGCATCATTCCACACATCTTCTTTTATACTATTTTCAGTAGTAGGGCTTCCCGAAGTATTGTTTTCCTGTTCTTCAGCTTTACAATGAAGCGGAGAATTCCAagcttcttcatcaccacAATCACAAATTCCACTAGTAAATTCGGAACAAATATCGGTACAAACGTGATGATTTACGTGGTCTTTTGGATTGAAACAGTGGATGCAAAGCACACAAGTATCATCACAGCCACATTCATGGCATCTATAAAGTGGTTCTCCAATCTTGAACTTTCTCCCACAGTTCCTACCGGTATGTTTATGGACGTCACCTACTTTAGATTCATTTATCTTATAAAAGGGAAAGGTCCCCTGAGATGTTATCTTATCAACGTCCACAGCATCTTCCAGACTTTCAGGGAAAATAGCAAGTTCCGGATTAgttaatttttgtttcgGATGAGCATTAAATAGAGTAGGCAATTCTTTGCCGTCATTAGAGATGATGAAATATAAATACCTATAGATGAATTCCTTCAGGGCTCTGCTCATATCAGCCCTTTCAGTAGGGCCTCTTGTAAACTTAAAATAGGGAAGGTTATGGATAGATCTTAAAGTTCTCCTAATGTGACCTTGTAAAGATCCTAGGTTTTCATCGGTTAAAAGCATACTGGCTTTCCTCCTGTAATGTGTGTGATCTGTTATGGTGCGATCTTAGTAGAAAATAGAAAGCTGGAAGATACAGGGAACTTCAATTACCTTTGTCCGAAGATTCGACGAAAAGGGGgggagaaagaaaatccaaCGAAATATTCCTATGAGGAGAGCAAAGAAAGCAATGCGCTACTAGTAAAATAGTTTTGCTTTTGCCAAATGCTCAATCTCACGCTATATGTAtgcaaaatcaaaaaaaaaaaattaagtTGATGAGGATTACAGCAGTACTATCAAAGCAGAATGAAAAACGGTCTAGCaataaaatgaatttggctttctttttcaaagtacACCCACGCTTTAACACTCGATCGTTAGTTTTGTTTGCCACTGTTTGCCACTAGATGATTACCTTTTTGACCACTTTTTGCAAATCGAATTCAATCGtaaaacaaagagaaaaaagccGTCGCATCTCATTTTTTGTGTTTACCCGGTGATGGGTTCTTGTAGCATTTATATGATATATCatgtatttattttattatgAATCGTAAAGACGGATCTAGCTATGCTTACAACTTCGTTTCTTCTAGTTTGGCAGCAACTTCTTCGGTCTTTGGAGCGCCCGGGTACTTAGAACCCTTGTTCTTTGGTTTCTTGAGCTTCTTGGTCTTTTGTGGTACGGCAACTGGATAACCCTTCTCGGAAGCTTCTTGGAATTCTTTGTTATTGGCAAACTCTTGTCTGATTGGTTCTAGAAGTTCGTTGATAGCGTCAGCAACACCAATCTTTAAATCAGGTGGGgacaatttttcttctttgaaagcTAACTTCATATCTTTCAAGGATTTGTAGGTAATTGGGCCACCGAACTTTTCTGGTctatcaataaaaaatttaaaatggTCTGTGCCAAACTTCAATTCTTGGATTGGCGCAATGACGTATTCCACAAACGATAATAACCCGTTGTCTTCAACGTTACCAGGGCTACAAAATGCACTGttgatcttcttcttgacTTGTTTTGGTTCTTCCAACAAGtcaatctttgaatttggatCAGAGGCGGACATTTTGCCACCTTGAGTCAAACCTGGAACCATGGGATTCATTAGGTGCGCTCTCTTTTTGTAACCCAGGCTTGGCAAGTTTTCTTCAGCCAAGacaaagatttttctttgatcgACACCACCGAATTGACAATCAACGTCAAGGAAGTGTTCGTCCAACGCTTGCATCAAAGGATAGATCAACCCACTCAAAAGTGGATTAGCTACTTGTTTGACGACATCAGCACCTGCTCTCTTAGCATCGTTTTGTGATACAATATTGGACAATCTGAAGATATCCATCGTATATTCAGGCGTCAACTGGTAAGAAGAGCCCACAACAaactttaatttttcaattggaaCATTGATGCTCCTCAAAATGGCTTTGATGGTCAATTCGTAGTACTTGGCCCTGTAGTTCACCACTTCCAATGGCGCCTTCATGTTATCTAAGAAGGCGTGCAGGTCGGCTAAAAGAACAGTGACTTCACAGCCCGCTTTCAAGAAGTGGGCCAGTTTGGTCATAGGAACGAAGTAACCACAATGAGGTCTCCCAGTGGGCGCCGTGCCCCAGTATAACTTCAAATGCCTTTTTTGTACTTCAAGCACATCTTTAATGATCTGTGGGTTCAAGACTTCTTGCAAGTTCTTGGTGATGAGATCGAACGCCTCTTTTGGGTCAACAGTGGTAGCAGAAGACATATTCCCGTTGATGTGAATACGTAGCAATTGATGATGGCCTCACTATAGCAATGACTAGCTTCTGTTCAAGAGAAAGCGATCGTCCTTTTggtgaaaattttctattCTACAAAATTTCGATGTCGTTTATAGTGATATAGTATCAATGCTCTTTCCTCGCCTCCACGATAATAAAATTTATGAACAGAAATGAAAGGTTGGATTAGTTCGAAACGCTGTTGAGATACCGGAGAACTGTATTCGAGTGTGTACAAGGATGTCTAGAAGGAACCCACCAGGCGGTAGAAATGGAGGAGGTCCGACTAATGCCTCTCCCTTCATTAAAAGAGACAGAATGAGGAGAAATTTCTTAAGAATGAGAATGGGTCAAAACGGCAGCAACTCTAGTTCACCAGGGCTGTTAAATGGTAATGGCGACGAAGGGTCTCTCGTGAAGAAGGACGATCCTGAGTACGCtgatgaaagagaaaaaatgctcCTGCAAATCGGCGTTGAGGCCGATGCTGGCAGAAGCAATGTCAAAGTAAAAGACGAGGGTCCAAATGAATACAATGAATTTCCTCTAAGAGCCATTCCAAAGGAGGATTTAGAAAACATGAGAACgcatcttttgaaattccaaagtaagaaaaagataaatCCTGTGACAGATTTCCATTTGCCCGTCAGATTGCATAGGAAAGATACAAGAAACTTGCAATTTCAGCTGACAAGAGCAGAAATTGTCCAAAGGCAAAGAGAGATTTCCGATtataagaagaaagcaGAGCAAGAAAGAGGTACACCCAATCCGGGCAATATGAATAAACCAAGTACGACCCCACTCAATAATTTCACTAAGGTTGGCTCTCAAACCCCTGCTACTGACTCTGTTAGCAAAGGGAGTCCGGCAGACGGTGCAAGCTCTTTTACTGGTGCAGCAGCCACTTCTTCTGTTGCCTCTGATACTCCTACCTCTGTATCTGCTGTTGAAAATAGCGTAGCCGCAAATGCCTCAAGCACTGTAGCTAGGGACTCGGATGGTAACACAGCTGCAGCGAACCCCGCCAATGACAAGCTTTTAGTGACGAAACTGGAAGACGCAGGTCCAGCCGAAGACCCAACCAAAGTAGGAATGGTCAAGTATGACGGAAAAGAAGTGGCTAATGAACCcgaatttgaagaaggcaCCATGGATCCGCTAGCAGATGTGGCTCCAGATGGAGGTGGTAGAGCTAAACGAGGCAATTTGAGAAGGAAAACACGTCAATTAAAGGTTCTGGATGAGAatgccaagaaattgagatttgaagaattttatCCATGGGTCATGGAGGATTTTGATGGGTATAACACATGGGTGGGCTCCTATGAAGCTGGCAATTCAGATTCTTATGTCTTGTTAAGTGTAGAGGATGATGGTAGTTTTACCATGATTCCTGCCGATAAGGTTTATAAGTTTACtgcaagaaataaatacgCTACCTTGACTATTGATGAAGCAGAAAAAAGGATGGATAAGAAAAGTGGTGAAGTGCCACGTTGGTTAATGAAGCATTTGGATAATATAGGTACAACTACAACCAGATATGATAGAACGAGAAGAAAGCTTAAAGCGGTTGCCGACCAACAGGCCatggatgaagatgatcGAGATGATAATTCTGAAGTGGAGTTAGActatgatgaagaatttgcagatgatgaagaggcACCAATTATAGATGGTaatgaacaagaaaataaagaatcGGAACAGAGGATCAAGAAGGAAATGTTGCAAGCTAACGCAATGGGTCTCCGTGATGAAGAAGCTCCATtagaaaacgaagaagatgaattaTTTGGCGAGAAGAAGATTGATGAAGACGGTGAAAGAATTAAAAAGGCTTT comes from the Saccharomyces kudriavzevii IFO 1802 strain IFO1802 genome assembly, chromosome: 7 genome and includes:
- the TYS1 gene encoding tyrosine--tRNA ligase TYS1 (similar to Saccharomyces cerevisiae TYS1 (YGR185C); ancestral locus Anc_5.192) — encoded protein: MSSATTVDPKEAFDLITKNLQEVLNPQIIKDVLEVQKRHLKLYWGTAPTGRPHCGYFVPMTKLAHFLKAGCEVTVLLADLHAFLDNMKAPLEVVNYRAKYYELTIKAILRSINVPIEKLKFVVGSSYQLTPEYTMDIFRLSNIVSQNDAKRAGADVVKQVANPLLSGLIYPLMQALDEHFLDVDCQFGGVDQRKIFVLAEENLPSLGYKKRAHLMNPMVPGLTQGGKMSASDPNSKIDLLEEPKQVKKKINSAFCSPGNVEDNGLLSFVEYVIAPIQELKFGTDHFKFFIDRPEKFGGPITYKSLKDMKLAFKEEKLSPPDLKIGVADAINELLEPIRQEFANNKEFQEASEKGYPVAVPQKTKKLKKPKNKGSKYPGAPKTEEVAAKLEETKL
- the TFG1 gene encoding transcription factor IIF subunit TFG1 (similar to Saccharomyces cerevisiae TFG1 (YGR186W); ancestral locus Anc_5.193), whose amino-acid sequence is MSRRNPPGGRNGGGPTNASPFIKRDRMRRNFLRMRMGQNGSNSSSPGLLNGNGDEGSLVKKDDPEYADEREKMLLQIGVEADAGRSNVKVKDEGPNEYNEFPLRAIPKEDLENMRTHLLKFQSKKKINPVTDFHLPVRLHRKDTRNLQFQLTRAEIVQRQREISDYKKKAEQERGTPNPGNMNKPSTTPLNNFTKVGSQTPATDSVSKGSPADGASSFTGAAATSSVASDTPTSVSAVENSVAANASSTVARDSDGNTAAANPANDKLLVTKLEDAGPAEDPTKVGMVKYDGKEVANEPEFEEGTMDPLADVAPDGGGRAKRGNLRRKTRQLKVLDENAKKLRFEEFYPWVMEDFDGYNTWVGSYEAGNSDSYVLLSVEDDGSFTMIPADKVYKFTARNKYATLTIDEAEKRMDKKSGEVPRWLMKHLDNIGTTTTRYDRTRRKLKAVADQQAMDEDDRDDNSEVELDYDEEFADDEEAPIIDGNEQENKESEQRIKKEMLQANAMGLRDEEAPLENEEDELFGEKKIDEDGERIKKALQKTELAALYSSDEDEINPYLSESDIENKENESPVKKEEDSDSLSKSKKSSPKKQQKKLANVLVHKESNLRVKSIKNCVIILKGDKKVLKNFPEGEWNPQAAKNTATSSNGSNVVPSLIKGEREANSVEVEREETPVPLITDQDIIDAIGDGKVNVKEFGKSIRRKYPGAENKKLMFAIVKKLCRKVDNEHMELKNEQVNL